The genomic stretch GCCGCTGGCATGGATCGGCGAGCAGATGATGGCGGTGGCTTCCGCGCTGCTGTACGGCTTTTGCGTCAACTTCCCGGAGACGCCGGTCACGGCGCAGTCGGACTCCCGTGAGATCGGGCCGCACTTCCTGTTTTCGCCGCCTCGCGTTTACGAATCCATCGCTGCCAAGGTGCAGGGGGATATCATGGAAACCACGCCCTTCAAGCGGTTTCTGTACAATCTCTTCCTGCCCATCGGTCACGAGTATGTGGATACGCTGTTTGCGGGCGAGAAACCCTCGGCACTGCTTCGGTTCAAATACTTTATTGCGGATCAGGGGCTGTTCCGCGCCCTGCGCGACCGGCTCGGGTTTTCCAACATGCGGTCAGCCACCACGGGTGGCGCGGCGCTGGGACCGGATATCTTCCGCTTCTTCCACGCCATCGGCGTCAATTTGAAGCAGATTTACGGACAGACCGAGATCGCCGGCATTTCATGCATTCACCGCGAAGGCGAAGTGGATTTCACATCGGTCGGGGCACCCATCCCCGAGACAGAGGTGGAGATCTCCGAGGAAGGCGAAATCCTGTCGCGGTCACCGGCGGTGTTTCTCGGCTACTACAAGAACGAGGAAGCCACGCGAGAGACCGTTACCGAAGACGGCTGGCTTCTCTCCGGCGATGCCGGATACTTTGACGACAACGGACGACTGGTTGTCATCGATCGCCTCAAGGACGTGATGTATCTCAACGACGGCACCCAGTTCTCGCCTCAATTCCTGGAAAACAAGCTCAAGTTCTCGCCGTTCCTGCGCGAGGCCGTGGTCATGGGTGGCAATCGTGACCACACCGCTGCCATTCTCTGCATCGACATGGCTATTGTGGGCCATTGGGCGGAAACGGAAATGATCACCTACACCACGTATCAGGACCTTGCTGCCAAGGATGAAGTCTACACACTGATACGGGAAGAAATAGCCAAGACCAACGAAACACTACCCGAAGAGACGCGCATCAGGCGGTTTTGCCTGCTCTACAAGGAGCTGGACGCCGATGACGGCGAGTTGACCCGAACCCGCAAAGTGCGGCGCAAGGTCATCAATGACCGGTACGGCGAGTTGATTGACGCGCTGTATACGGATGTTTCGGGCGTGAACCTGAAGACACAAATCACCTATCAGGATGGTCGGGTTCGTGAAATGGGCGGTCAAATCCGCATCGAGGACATGGAGGCGTAAGTGGAATATTATCTGCAACTTATCGTTAACGGACTGGTCGTCGGCAGTATCTACTCGCTGGTGGCCCTCGGGTTCGTCATTATTTATAAAGCGACCAAGGTCGTCAACTTTGCCCAGGGTGAGCTGGTCATGGTGGGTGCATACATGTGTTTTGCGCTGACCGTGCAGTTCAACATCCCGTTTGTCTGGGCATTTTTCATGACTCTCGGCTTCTCGGTGATGCTCGGGCTGGCTATTGAGCGAATGGTCCTCAGACCACTCATTGGTGAGGAGCATATCTCGGTCATCATGGTCACGGTGGGTATGAGTTCCATACTCAAGTCACTGGTGCAGCTTTTCTGGGGAACGCAGATTCGCGTTTACCCGCAGGTGCTGCCAAGCGAACCCATCATTGTTGCCGGACTGCCCATTGCTCCGGTCTATATCGCGGCCTTTGCCCTCTCGCTGGTCCTGTTCGTCATCTTCTCCGCCTTCTTCAAGTATTCGCGAACCGGCGTCGCCATGCGTGCCACGGCGTTTGATCAGCAGGCTGCCCAGTCCATGGGTATCGGCATCAAGAACATCTTTGCCATGAGCTGGTGCATCGCGTGCATCGTTTCCGCTGTGGGCGGCATCATCCTCGGCAACATCAATGGTATCAACTCCCAGTTGGGTCATCTTGGGCTGAAAGTCTTCCCGGCGGTTATCCTCGGAGGGCTGGATTCCCTGCTTGGCGCAGCGCTGGGCGGATTGATTATCGGCGTGCTGGAAAACGTCTGCGACGGCGCGGCCCGACAGCTGCTTGGTCTTGGCGGATTCCGCGAGGTGGCGGCGTTCATTGTTCTGGTCATCATCCTGATGATCAAGCCGTACGGGCTGTTCGGAACCAAGGAAATCGAACGGGTCTAACCCCAAGGGATTATGCATGATGAATATATCCAACGAACAATTGGGGTGTGATATGACGACCTTCTCGATCAAGGCGGGAGACCGCGTGATTGGCCCGGGTAGCGTTCAGGCGACAGGAGGCGACCATGCAGGGTAAATGCGGGTTGTTCTTCACGTCCTATCAGGGCGAGGCGCAACTGTTCCATTCGGGGTTCCAAAAGCTGATGATCGGCGGATTCCTGCTCGTGTTGCTCGCAGCACCGGCGGTGTTGAATATCCACCTGACATCCATAATGAACATGATCTTCATCGCCACTATTGCGGCGGTGTCGCTCAACCTGCTGACCGGTGTCTGCGGGCAGATATCTCTTGGGCATGGCGCCTTCATCGGCGTGGGAGCGTACGCGGCAGGGCAGTGTACACTGCACGGTGTGCCGTTTCCGCTGGCTATTCTGACGGCCGGGCTGGTTACCGCCATGGTCGGTATGGTCTTTGGCGTACCGTCCCTGCGGCTCAAAGGCATCTATCTGGCTATTGCGACACTGGCCGCACAGCTGGTGCTTGAATATGTGTTTCTGCACGGCGGCGCATTGACCGGTGGCTCCAACGGGCTGCTGCTCGATCCGCCTGTCATGTTCGGGTTCGTCTTCGATTCGGAAGCCCGGATGTACTACCTGCTGCTGTTCTTTGCAGCGGCATCATTGCTGATGGTCTCGAACATCATGCGCACCAAGTATGGGCGTGCGTTTGTTTCCATTCGCGACTTTTACCTGTCTGCCGAAATCGTTGGCGTGAACCTGTTCAAGTACAAGCTGGCCGCCTTTGGCATCAGCTCGTTCCTGGCGGGTGTGGCCGGCGGTTTGTGGGGACATTACACCGGATACATCTCTGCGGAGCAGTTCAATATCGGCCTTTCCATTTCCTATCTTGCCATGATCATCATCGGCGGTCTGGGGAGTGTGCTGGGGTCCGTGTTCGGCGCGGTCTTCCTGACCCTGTTGCCCGAGCTGCTCAATGTGATTTCCAATGGTCTCGGCGGCTACTTCCCTGATATAACGCAATACATCGTTGCGCTCAAAGATGGCGTGTTCGGGTTGGTTCTGATTCTGTTCCTCATCTACGAACCGGAAGGACTGGCTCACCGCTGGCGGCTGCTCAAGGCCTACTGGAAACTGTATCCGTTTGCCCATTAGGGCGTGGCACAATCCCGCTTCGGGCGGGTTCATCATACAATGGTTGTTCCGTTCAATTTGAGCGGACATGAACACCTCAATTCTTCAGGAGAACCACAATGAGGGTTGAAAAAATCATAACCGCAGTCTGCATCATGGTCCTGGCCGGTCTGATGCTGGTCGGCTGCGGAGGCGAAGAACAGAAACCGGCTGAAAACAAGGAAACCGCAGCGCAGGCTCCGGTCAAAGTGGGCGGGTTGATCGACCTGTCCGGGCCGACATCGTCGGTTGGCGTACCGTATTCCGAAGGGCTGAAGGATGCGGTTCAGTACATCAACGACAACGGCGGCATCAATGGTCGTCCCCTTGAGTTCGATCTTCAGGATACGGCCTACAACGTCCAGCAGGGATTGTCCCTGTACAAGAAAATGGTCAACACCGATAAGGTGGTGTGCATTCAGGGATATGGATCGGCCGTTACCGAAGCATTGATCAGAAATCTGGCCAAGGACAAGGTGCCCAACTTTTCGGCATCCTACTCGGCGCATCTGACTGACCCGAAAAAAGCCCCGTACAACTTCTTCATTGCTGCGGACTACACCACACAGTTGCGTGCATCGCTGAAGTATTTCCGTGATACATGGACCGAAGAACGCGCTCCCAAGCTGGCCTTCATCTACCCGGATCACCCGTATGGCCTCGCTCCCATCAAGGGCGGCAAGGAATACGCCAAGGAACTGGGCTTTGAACTGGTCGGTGACGCCAACGTATCGCTCAAGGCCATCGACGCCACCACCGAGCTGTTGCCGCTCAAGGATACTGCCCCGGATTTCTGCTGGATCGGCGGTACTACGCCGTCCACTTCGGTCATCCTGAAGTCGGCCAAGAACATCGGCATGGAGACCACCTTCTTCACCAATATCTGGGGTTCGGATGAGAACCTGTTCAAGCTGGCCGGTGACGATGCCAACGGCGCCTACTCCAACCAGTCGGCTGCCGTATACGGAAAGGATGTCCCGGGCATGAAGATCATCGAGCAGTACACCAACGGCGAATCAAAGATGACGCACTACACTCGCGGTTTCGTTTCCATACTGGTCATGGCCGAAGGAATGAAGCGCGCCGCCGAAAAGGGCGAAGTGACGGGTGAGGCGATCAAGGATGCGCTGGAAACCCTGCGTGACTACGATCCCATGGGACTGTCTCCGGCCATTTCCTTCTTCCCGGATGATCACCGACCCAATATGGCGGTCTTCATTTATACGGTGAAGGATGGTCAACTGACCTTTGTGGAAGAGGAAAACCTTGACCGCAGGGTCGACTGGCTCGGTCACTAGAAGAATTGAGATATACCCCGGAGACCTGTGGGTCTCCGGGGCTGCTTCATGGTGAAATCCATGCGGGCCGCTGTCGAAACCCGGCTGCGGCATGTGGAACGTATATGCTGGCTTCAGTCCTCGGTTGATGGGTGATTGGAGCGCGGGAGGCATCCCTTGAGTGATATTTTGAAGGTTGAAAACCTGGAAGTGGTCTACAACGATGTGGTGCTGGTCCTCAAAGGCCTGTCCCTGTCCTGCCCTCGCGGCGAGATCACGGCCCTGCTTGGCGCTAATGGCGCAGGAAAATCCACCACGTTGAAAGCCATCTCCGGTCTGCTCGAAACCGAAGACGGCAAGGTGACCGATGGGTCCATTGTCTACAACGATGAGCCTATACAGGGCATCATCCCCGAAAAGATCGTCCGTAAAGGCGTGTTTCAGGTCATGGAAGGGCGGCGCATTTTCGAGGATCTGACCGTTGAGGAGAATCTCAAGTGCGGGGCGTTCACGCGCCCCCGTTCCGAGATCGCCGGGTCCATGGAAAAGGTCTACGATTATTTCCCCCGCCTCAAGGAGCGTCGCAAACAGTTGGCCGGATACATGTCCGGTGGTGAACAGCAGATGTGCGCCATTGGTCGCGCCATCATGGCCCGTCCTGAGTTGCTGCTCCTTGATGAGCCGTCCCTCGGGTTGGCTCCCATGCTTGTGGAAGAGATTTTTGACATCATCAAGAAGTTCAACGCAGCCGAAGACGTCACGGTGTTGCTCGTGGAGCAGAATGCTCGCGCCGCACTGTCGGTGGCGAAACAGGCGTACATAATGGAAAACGGGCGCGTGGTGATGGATGGAACGGCCACGGACCTGCTGAACAACCCGGATGTGCAGGAGTTCTATCTGGGTATGGGGCAGAGTGGCGACAAGCGCAGTTACCGGGATGTGAAGCACTATCGTCGTCGCAAGCGTTGGCTGGGATAGTCTCCTATCCTTCGGGATGTCGGCCCGCGAATACAGATTGTGTACGTTAGGGTATTTCGGAAATCCTGATAGAGATTTGCGATGATTTGTCGTATTATTACCCATGGTGGAAAAATAGGGTTTTTCATGGGCTCGGGAACTGAAGGCAAAGCGCAGCATCCCGAGTTCCGAAGAGACACTGAATGTACGGTGGAGGGCTGTTGGGACGGCGGTTGCCGGTTCTGATTGTCGGAGGTTGTTCATGTACTATACTGAGTTTGAGACCGAGGCCCGCGAAAAGCGGATGAAACGCAAGTGGAAAGGCGTTCGTGAAGTGTTGTTCGAGGCGGAAAAAGCGTCTGCCGAGTTCCGCAACCGCCTGTCCACCCTTGGCGCATGCGTCAAGGATATCAAGGGGTGGGAGGATTATGGTAAGATTCCGCCCTTGCGCAAGCAGGACATCATCAGTTGGCAGGAAGAGCACGGTCTGGAGTGGTTCCTCAACTGCAAACCCGGAGAGCTGAAGCGTATTTATCAATCTCCCGGTCCCATCTTTGATCCCGAAGGCACGGAAGAGGATTACTGGGCATGGTCCGAAGGATTCTTCGCGGCCGGTTTCCGTCCCGGTGATCTGGCCCAGATGACGTTCTCCTACCATTTGACCCCGGCCGGATTGATGCTTGAGGAGCCGCTGCGCGATATCGGCTGCGCGGTCATCCCGGCTGGCCCCGGCAATACCGACAAGCAGATCGAGCTGATGACCCGCCTTCCTGTCACCGCCTTTATCGGCATGGCGAGTTATCTGAAAGTGATCGGTGAGAAAGCCCTGGCTGCCGGTCTTGATCTGAAAGAGGATTTTTCTCTGGAGAAGGCCTACGTCGCTGCCGAGCCGCTCCCGGAAACGCTACGCGCTGAAGTGGAAGAGATGTTCGGCATCACCGTGCGTCAGGGATATGGCACCGCTGATGTCGGGTGCATTGCCTACGAGTGCATGGAACTTGGCGGGATGCACCTCTCCAACTACCGGCACGTGGAAATTTGCGACCCGGTAACGGGCGAGCCGCTTCCTGATGGTGAGATCGGGGAAGTGGTGGTGACGCCGTTCTTCACGGATTATCCGTTGGTGCGCCTTGCCACCGGCGATTTGTCGTCCATCGATACATCCATGTGCGGCTGTGGTCGAACGGCCCGCAAGCTGACCGGCTGGAAGGGCAGGGCCGATGATACGGCCAAGGTCAAGGGACAATTCATTTATCCGGCTCAGGCTGCTTCGGTCATGCGGCTGTATCCCGACGTGTCAAACTGGCAGGTCAGAGTGCGTAATCCCGATGGACGCGATGCGTTGATCGTGTTACTGGAAACAAGCGTGGATTTGGACACCAAGGCGTTTGCCGAAGATTTTCAGTCCACCATGAAATTGAAGCCTCTCGTCGAGACCGTTGCGCCCGGTACCATACCGGATGCCGCTCCCCGGCTCGTCGATGAAAGGACTTTCGATTAAACCCGGCTATTAGCTGGGGTTGCGGTCCTAATCGAGTGGGTCGGTGCATCGGTGCATCGGCCCTTTTTCTTTGTCTAGTCGTACGAACTCGCTTCGTAAAGTCTCTTCATATTTCAGTCAAAAAAGCGGCAGGAGTCTCACTCCTGCCGCCTTGTATTGTTACTGGCTCATGCCTTGGGGCCAGACGTAGTAGAATCCGGCTCTGGGTGGCATGATCAAATCGGTATCCACACCCAGCAGGTTCAGTTTTTCACCGCCTGTTGCCGTCATGGTGTTGTACGGGTTGTCGTTGGGGTACATGTCGCGACGGTAGGCAACGATCTTTGCATCGTCAGGCAGATTCGCCAGCGAGCGAGCCTTGGCAAAGGCGTCCTGCATGTAGCCCACCTGATCGATGAGGCCGAGGGCCACGGCCTGCCCTGCGGTGAATACGCGCGCTGTTTTGACCACATCCATGCTGGTTGAAGACAGCGAGCGGTGCTTGGCGACCAGCGCGTGAAAGCGTTGGGCATAGTCGTCTATGATCGCCTGAAAGAGGATGGTTTCTTCTTCGGTGGTGGGGCGGAAAGGCGACCCCATGTCCTTGTCCCTGCCGGATTTGGACACTTCAACTTCGACACCGACCTTATCCAGCAGCCCGTACACCTTGGGCCGCATGAACACGACGCCCACGGAACCGGTGATGGTGGTGGGATGGGCCATGATCCAGTCGGCCGGAAGCGCTGCATAGTAGCCGCCCGAGGCCGCCACATCGAGCATGGTCACCACGACCTTCTTGCCGGTGCGCAGCTTGAAATCATCTATCTCGTGATAGACGATATCCGATGCCGTGGTGGTCCCGCCGGGGGAGTCGATGGCGATGATTACGCCGCGTACATCGTCGTCGTTTTCGGCCAGATCAAGGGCGCTGACCAGCTCCTGCAACTGGCTGGGCTTGGAGCGCAGCGCACCCTGTTTGGGCTGGGTCTGCAGGAATCCGGTCAGGTGGATCAGGGCGATTTTCCCGTCCCCTTCACCGTCGATCACGAATTCCTTGAGCGGTTCGGTTGTGGGGGCAGCGAAAATTTTCAGTTTCGGGGCACAGCCGGGCAGGATGCTCACGGCGAGCAGGGCGAGGAGTATGTATCGTAGCATTGGGACCTCCATGGTTATCGATTGCAATTGTTCCAGACTACGCGGCACAAACCGTCTTGCCAAGGTGGTAATGGGAAAACTGTGGAGGTGTGGCCCGGGTGGTATGCGAGTCAGCGTGGCGACATGAAAAAAGCCGCCTGAGAGGCGGCTTTGAAAATACATGTGACGTTACGTCTACTTGATCCGTGGCGGACCGAGGACGATCATCTCGGCAATGGTGTGGTCCACCTTGGGCAGTTGGCGCAGGTTCTTGCCCACGAACTGCATCTCCAGCATGACCAGATCCTTGTACAGGGCGGTTCGGTTGACTACCGGTGCGACTTTGCCGTCCTTTTCATACTCCTCGGTCTGCTCCTGGCATCGATAACATCCCGGGAACTGTACCTGTTGTCCGTTGGGCTTGACCAGCAGATTGGGGACGCCGTGCATACGACAGATCATGAGCCGGTGCTTGTACAGACCGCAGATTCCCTGCTTTTCGTCGATGTTCAGCGGACACATGGTGTGCGGGCGTTCGCCGCGATTGAGGGCGGATTGCGCTTCCTCTACGTACTGCTGTGCCTTGGCCTTGATCGCTTCCAATTGGTCGGCGGGCAGTTCGTTGAGGCCTTCCCAAAGGTACGCCCACTCGATGTAGGTGTGGTGTTGGAAAAAGGTGAGACAGCAGTTGTCAGTGCACCCTTCACAGGTCAGTCCGATGGCGTCGGCTGCCTGCCCGTACTGGGCGACCATTTTATCGTATATGGCGGCTAGTTTGCGATATGCGGCCTTGGGAGTGAGCTTTTTCATGGTAGATTGATGGCTTCGAGAATTTGATCCACACATTCTTCCGGCGTGTGGCGGTCCGTGCGGACAACGATGTCAGCCGCGGCACGATACAGTGGCTGCCGTTCGTTGTAAAGATCGCTCATGCTCTTGCCCGGAGCAATGGCCAGCCCGCGGTTTTCCCCGTCACCGACGCGTTCCAGAAACGTATCCCGGTCGATATCCAGCATGACGATCTTGCCAAGCTCCTTGAGCCGGGCAACGGCCTTGGGGCCATAGATGACGCTGCCGCCGGTGGATATGACGGTCCGTGTCAGGCCGAGATCGCTGACCAGCGTTTCTTCAATACGAAGAAATTCGTCCAGCCCGAAGGTGTCCATGATCCCTTGCAGCGGCATGGCGTAAAAGGCTTCCATGTGGCGGTCAGTGTCGAGCTGTCCCCAGCCGAGGCGTTCGGCCAGTTTTTGCCCGAGGGTGGATTTACCCGCTGCCGCCATGCCGACGAGCGTGATGCAGGGTTGCGGGATCGGGTCCCGATCCAGAGGGGTGAATGCCATGATCAGTTCCTTTCGACCAGACAGACACGATCCTCGTCGTCGCGCTCGGTGACAAGCACGTTGACGTGCTGGGCGCCAATGGTTTCGACCTTTTTGCCGATGTAGTCGGCCTGGATGGGAAGTTCCCTGTGGCCGCGATCGACCATGACGAGCAGTTCCACGCGCTTGGGACGACCATAGTCGAGAATGGCCTCAAGGGCTGCACGGATGGTCCTGCCCGAGTAGAGGACATCATCCACCAGCACGATGGTCGCGCCTTCGATGTCAAACCCGATTTCGGAACAGTTGATGGTCGGAGCGAGTTCGAGATTGGTGGTCCAGTCGTCCCGGTACAGGTTGATATCGAGCTTGCCCAGGGGAACCTTGCGCCCCAGACGCTCGTCGAGAAGAAGTTTCAAACGTTCCGCCAAATCGGCTCCGCGTCGCTGGATACCGAGTATGGCGAGGTTCTCGTCGTCGCCGTTACGCTCGTGTACTTCAAGCGCCAGACGCTCCAGCGTCCGGTTCATTTCCTTGGAATTCAATATGGTGCCGCAATCTTTCATATGTAATGCCTCTTGTTGCCCGGGGGCTGATTAGCAAAGGGAGAAAATATCCTATGCTATAATGTGGGTCAACACTATCGGCGAAAAGTAGCCATTTTCGATTTGACAAAGCCGAATATAGGTCTTACCTCTTCTATTCCCGACCACCCATAGGAGGAAATTAGCAAATGTTTGAATTGACCGAAGCTGCAGCGAAGCAGCTTGAAGGCTACTTCCAGGACAAAGAAAAATCCCCCATCCGCGTTTATCTTGCGGCTGGCGGTTGAGCAGGCCCTCGCCTGACCCTGGCTCTGGATGAGCCTAACGATAAAGACGAAGTGTTAGAGGCCGGTGGATTCACCTTCCTCATCGACAAAGAACTTCAAGCCCAGACCGGCAAAGTGAAGATCGACATGACCTACTACGGTTTTGTTGTTGAATCCGAAAACCCGGTTGGCGGTGGCGGCGGCTGCTCTTCCGGCTGCGGCACCGATAGTGGTGGCGGCTGCTCTTCCAGCGGCTGTTCCTGCTAACCTGCGAGTACTTGCTGAACGAGTACAGCGTATGGAAATAAGAAGGGCGACACTCTGTTGAGTGTCGTCCTTTTTTTACCATAATTACGCTTTACAAAGAATGATTCCTGGCTATACTCGTTCAACTTTGAGTCCAAGGAGCGTGAATGATCAAGGTGTCAGAAGCAGCCATGCAGGGGCTGGCAACCTTTTTTGAAGGAAAGGATGTCAGGCCTATTCGTATACAGTTTGCAGAAGATGACTGTAACGGGTCCGGCTTGCTGTTGACGCTTGACGACTATTGCTCGGGAGACAAATACGTCACCTACAACGATCTGACGTTCCTGATCAATGAACGTCTGGCTGAAGCGGCAGGAGATGTCTACATCGACACCAGTACCACCGGCTTCAGCGTTGACTGCGAAAAACCGGTCAACAAGCGGTACGAACGAACCTATGGTTCACGCGACTGCGGCAGTTAAGCCGGCTCCTTCTTTTTTCTCCCATATCCTTATCTTATACATCACACGGTCTTTGCGAACCCTGCCTTGGCAAAGGTGAACTGTCCTGCCTGAAGCAGGGCGATCTCGTTTTCCTTGGATGATATCTGACGATACTTTTCGTCATCCGGCAGTGCCGAATTCCATACCTGTGCGATCTCGGAGCGAACCACGCTGATCCTGCGCTCGATCTGCTCCAGCGAGAACGTGCCGTTCTTTATCGGTTCGATGGCTGCTTCCTTGAACGCCGCGATGGCCTCCTCGGAGAACTCCGTCACATCACCGAGCAAGCGCTTTGCTTCGGCTTGTGCCACTTCCCTGAGATGCATCTCGAAACTGGTGCCTCCTGTCCGGGCTTCATTAAATTCAATATACATGACCGACCCTCCCTGGTGGCTGTGTATGCTTCCCTTATCGGACGAATTCTCCATTTCCTTTATATGAAGGACGCTTGTCAGCTGCTTTTTGAGCGGCCGATTCACCACTTGTACGACACGAAAAAGGCCCCCTGATATCAGGGGGCCTTGTCGTGTTCGAGGCAGGCGTCGTAGGCGGCAACAGGTGTCGGCCTAGTCCGGAGCTGTGCTCATCACGTGAGACAACTCTTCGATCTTTCCATGCTTGAGGCGGTAATCGTACAGGGCGGCCATGTCCTTATAGACCTGGAAGACCTGGAAGAAACCGTGCCAGTGAGCGTAGTCCGGTCCGTTCATGGCGGCTCCGTGACGAGCGCGGCGTCCGCAGTGGTGCCACAGGAAGTACATCAACTCCTGGAAGCCGTCAGACCACGGGTCCTCGCCCAGGAGATTCTTCTCCTTCAGCACGGTCTTCATCTCAACTGCCTTGTCCCAGTATGTATTGTACAGGGCAACGCTGTTATCGAGCAGGTCGCGCTGGACATTGGTGTGGGTGGTCGAGTGGCAATTCTTACAGACGGCGCGCATCTTCTTGTCGCCTTCCATGCCGTTGCCGCGGGTGCCGGAGCGGATCTCGGAGCGGGCATGGACAAGGTCCCACTTCAGGCGGTCGGCCACGTTATGGGTGGTGCTCAACTCGCCTATGCCGGACATGTGACAGACGGCGCAGGTGGGTGCATCGTAGTCGCCCGGTTCCCAGGTGTCGGGAGCGGCTTCAAAGTTCCACTTCTCACCATGGGCGTTGTAAATCTGGCCGTGCTTGGATTCTTCGTAAATCTCGATTTGCGGATGATCCGGCCCAAGGTGGCAGGAGGCACAGGCTTCGGGCTTGCGCGCTTCGGCTACCGAGAACTGGTGACGAGTGTGGCAGACGGTGCAAGTACCAACGGAACCGTCGGGGTAGCGGGTGCCAACGCCGCCGGGCCAGGTCTCATTGATGGGTTTGTTGTCCGGGCCAAGCTCCACCTTGGTGCCGTGGCACATCTGGCAGCCGGAAGCGCGTGCAGCGCGATTGGGACCGGAGCCGAGTTCTACGCCGAGGAATTCAGCGCCTTCATTGTGGTACATGAGCGACTGAAATTTGGGCACTTCCAGCAATGGACGGCCTGCGCCCATGGCATGGTTGGATTCCAGGAACTGCTCCACTTCACGAGGGTGACATCTGGAGCAGGTCTTGGAAGAGACCATGGGGGACGTGTAGATATCGGTTCCCCTCAAACCTTCACACTGACTGGCCATGGGGGAGTCCTTTTCCACGACATGACAGTCGTAGCAGGAGACCGTTGCATGGCCCATTTTGCCGTTTTTCCAGTTCTCGATGATACCGGGTGTTTTTTGGGAGTGACACTCGATGCACGATTTGGCTTCCTTGGTGTAGCCCCTGTGCACCACGAGCCTTTTTTTGCCGAGTTCAATCCCCTCAAGTTCTGCGGCGGCTTGCGCCTGTCCCGCGAATATGAGGGTCATGCAGCAAACGAATCCGGCGACGAATAACGTACCGAAGACCTTTTTCATAAACCTCTCCTACTCTTTGCCTGCGACTTGCGGGCTTTGCTTAAAATAGTTGTTGATTTCCGTGACCATGTTCTTGTGGCCGACATGCTCGTGGCAATCCACGCAACGTTTGTCCAGATCGCCGATGAGGTACTGCCTGTGCGCGAGAATACCGCTGGTCCTCATGCCCTTGGGCTCGAGGTTCACGTGGCATTTTCTACAGGCATTGTCGTAGGTGAATTCGCGCCGGAACTTGGCGCGTCCAGCCCAGTCGTACGTATAGGGGTCGATGATCATGTTCATGATGATGTCCCGAGTCCCGGTGTACGCCTTGGCGGTCACATACTCCACAAAACCGCCATGCGGCAGGTGACAGTCAACACATTGCGCTTCAAGGCCTTTGGCGTTGGCTCCTCCGTGTGTTTCTTTTTTCCATGCAGTTCTGAATGGTGTCATTACGTGGCAGGAAACACAGAATTCATCCGTATTGGTGACCTGGATCATGTAACCCGAGGCCAGAATCACGGTTATGGTGAGCACAACTCCCACAAGCATGCCTGGCAACAGCTTTCTGCTCAGTCGCTTTTCACTGTCTGCCATTCATACATCCCTTGCTTTTGTTGAACGTGTCATG from Pseudodesulfovibrio profundus encodes the following:
- a CDS encoding AMP-binding protein, whose protein sequence is MASYTTTLPRLLIRQAHERGDKPAIREKEWGVWQTVNWRDNLRITAEFACGLKELGFGKGDIVILIGDNRPEWIWAELAIQALGGMALGLYQDSPAEEIEYIFALANCRLVVAEDQEQVDKILSFRENLPALEHIVYHDPKGLVAYEKSVDGLKDFDAVRRKGREAHSEPVEDYKRWVGELNPDDPTLITTTSGTTGRPKLAMLSHVNLLSMAHNLGKVDPKHPTDEFVSFLPLAWIGEQMMAVASALLYGFCVNFPETPVTAQSDSREIGPHFLFSPPRVYESIAAKVQGDIMETTPFKRFLYNLFLPIGHEYVDTLFAGEKPSALLRFKYFIADQGLFRALRDRLGFSNMRSATTGGAALGPDIFRFFHAIGVNLKQIYGQTEIAGISCIHREGEVDFTSVGAPIPETEVEISEEGEILSRSPAVFLGYYKNEEATRETVTEDGWLLSGDAGYFDDNGRLVVIDRLKDVMYLNDGTQFSPQFLENKLKFSPFLREAVVMGGNRDHTAAILCIDMAIVGHWAETEMITYTTYQDLAAKDEVYTLIREEIAKTNETLPEETRIRRFCLLYKELDADDGELTRTRKVRRKVINDRYGELIDALYTDVSGVNLKTQITYQDGRVREMGGQIRIEDMEA
- a CDS encoding branched-chain amino acid ABC transporter permease, producing MEYYLQLIVNGLVVGSIYSLVALGFVIIYKATKVVNFAQGELVMVGAYMCFALTVQFNIPFVWAFFMTLGFSVMLGLAIERMVLRPLIGEEHISVIMVTVGMSSILKSLVQLFWGTQIRVYPQVLPSEPIIVAGLPIAPVYIAAFALSLVLFVIFSAFFKYSRTGVAMRATAFDQQAAQSMGIGIKNIFAMSWCIACIVSAVGGIILGNINGINSQLGHLGLKVFPAVILGGLDSLLGAALGGLIIGVLENVCDGAARQLLGLGGFREVAAFIVLVIILMIKPYGLFGTKEIERV
- a CDS encoding branched-chain amino acid ABC transporter permease — its product is MQGKCGLFFTSYQGEAQLFHSGFQKLMIGGFLLVLLAAPAVLNIHLTSIMNMIFIATIAAVSLNLLTGVCGQISLGHGAFIGVGAYAAGQCTLHGVPFPLAILTAGLVTAMVGMVFGVPSLRLKGIYLAIATLAAQLVLEYVFLHGGALTGGSNGLLLDPPVMFGFVFDSEARMYYLLLFFAAASLLMVSNIMRTKYGRAFVSIRDFYLSAEIVGVNLFKYKLAAFGISSFLAGVAGGLWGHYTGYISAEQFNIGLSISYLAMIIIGGLGSVLGSVFGAVFLTLLPELLNVISNGLGGYFPDITQYIVALKDGVFGLVLILFLIYEPEGLAHRWRLLKAYWKLYPFAH
- a CDS encoding ABC transporter substrate-binding protein — protein: MRVEKIITAVCIMVLAGLMLVGCGGEEQKPAENKETAAQAPVKVGGLIDLSGPTSSVGVPYSEGLKDAVQYINDNGGINGRPLEFDLQDTAYNVQQGLSLYKKMVNTDKVVCIQGYGSAVTEALIRNLAKDKVPNFSASYSAHLTDPKKAPYNFFIAADYTTQLRASLKYFRDTWTEERAPKLAFIYPDHPYGLAPIKGGKEYAKELGFELVGDANVSLKAIDATTELLPLKDTAPDFCWIGGTTPSTSVILKSAKNIGMETTFFTNIWGSDENLFKLAGDDANGAYSNQSAAVYGKDVPGMKIIEQYTNGESKMTHYTRGFVSILVMAEGMKRAAEKGEVTGEAIKDALETLRDYDPMGLSPAISFFPDDHRPNMAVFIYTVKDGQLTFVEEENLDRRVDWLGH
- a CDS encoding ABC transporter ATP-binding protein → MSDILKVENLEVVYNDVVLVLKGLSLSCPRGEITALLGANGAGKSTTLKAISGLLETEDGKVTDGSIVYNDEPIQGIIPEKIVRKGVFQVMEGRRIFEDLTVEENLKCGAFTRPRSEIAGSMEKVYDYFPRLKERRKQLAGYMSGGEQQMCAIGRAIMARPELLLLDEPSLGLAPMLVEEIFDIIKKFNAAEDVTVLLVEQNARAALSVAKQAYIMENGRVVMDGTATDLLNNPDVQEFYLGMGQSGDKRSYRDVKHYRRRKRWLG